In the Pedobacter cryoconitis genome, GAAACCGGGCGACCAAAATCATAACTTTGCAGGAAATCGAAGAGGTTATTGCTGCCCGCCAGAAAACTATTTTTAACTTCTTCCAGATTGATCTGGGTTATTTCTTCTGTATCGGTTTCCAGGTAATCAGCTAAATTATGATCAGCAACAGACTGTTTTTTCCTAACTCCTGATTTATTACGTTCAACTACTTTTTTTATAATATCAAGCGTCTCATCGTCACCTTGTAACTGTTCTATAGAAAGTTTTAACGGATAGGCAGGATTGGGTTCGTAAACCAGTGCATAATCTGCATTCAGTACCGTAAGAATATTCGTTTTACTTCTTAGCTCAAACTGATCTTTCAGATATTTTAACTGCCTGATCTTTTCCATTAAACCACTTTGATATTTTAAGCGGTTTAAAAACTCTATGATTTGCTTCTGGATATCTATTAAATTATGCCGGGATGAATTGAGCTGCATTTTCAAACCCACAATAATTCTTTGCAGCTCCTCATCTAAAGCTGTTTTAAAAAAGGTCTGCTCTTCTTCACCCGAAACCAATTGGTCTGTTAATTCCACAAGTGCAGAAATATCATTGCGTTTCACATCCAAATGTTCAAGCTTGGCCTTTTTAATTTTATAATTCGGCTCATTCTTAAATGTATTATCTATGTTTCTTCTCAAATCTACTACATTCCTTATGGCAATAACGCCTGTTTTCCGGAATGCACTTTTAATCTGTCTCAGATAATTATACTTCCTGTGTTCATTGTTTTCCTGGAGGTAATAGTTGATGTTTTGCTTGATATTCTGGAGGTTTTCATTGATGTAAGAAACGTTAATCTCTTCGTTTACTTCCAGAATTTGCTCAAAAAACTGAAGATATTGGTCATCGATCTCCAAATATGGTCCGTTTTCCCTTAATACAGAGAATTCTATCAATGCACTGATTTTATCTTCATTGTAATCTACTACGGCCAGGGCATCATCATATTTATAAGCTAAAACTTTGCGCTTTTCAAATATCTCGGTGATGAGTTTGTGCTCTCTGCTCAGAATTGCGAACAATTCTTTTAAAGATGAAAAGGTTTTCAAGTCGCTAAAGAAATATAATTAATTACCGGACAATTATCAGGTTGCTGCCTGATTTCTATGGATTGACTTTCAATAATTCCTTTTCTGTAGAATAGCTTATTGATGTATTTCAACCTTAGATTATGTATATCTTCAGCAATCATGCAATAAATAGGGTTTTGTAATTGGAGTTCTAAATTAATAAATATTTGCCCTAAACATAAGAGTTGATGGTTATAATATAGAAAATTTATGTTAATGCTGTTTGGATCTTACCCTATAAACTGTTAATATTTTTTTGCCAACGATGTCGTGCGATTTCTCTGCTGGTCTGGCTGAAATACGCCTCAGTGCATCTTCCAGAAATTATTATTACCTTGTTTCCTTTAGTAAATGTATACTTGCAGGACGAATGGTCAACATTAATCAAACTGATGAGAAGTCTTTATTACTTCAATTGAAAAACGGTGATGAGCTTGCATTTGAAATACTTTACAACAATTATAAATTCCGGATCGCTGGAAATTTATTCAAACTTCTCAAATCTGACGACCTGGTCAAAGAAATACTGCAAGAGCTTTTTTTCAAAATATGGGAAGTGCGGAGAAATATTGATCCTGAAAAGTCTTTTAAATCCTATCTTTTTCTCATCGCAGAGAACCTGGTACATGATTATTTTCGGAAAGTGGCTAAAGACAGACGTTTATTGGCTAAAATGGTGGCTTCAAGTTCAGAACTGTACCTTCATATTGAAGAAGATATACTGAGTAAAGAGAAGGCCCGGAAATTGCAGCAGGTCGTTAACCTGATGCCCCCTCAGCGTAAAATGGTATTTACACTCTGCAAATTAGAAGGTAAATCTTACAAAGAAGTAGAGGAGATTATGGGTATCAATGGCAAAACCATCAGTAGCCATATGCTACAAGCCAATAGATTTCTCAGAGCATATTTTAAAAATTCCTCTACGCTTACAATTCCTTTGGTTTTAAGTGTTTTATTCAAAGGTTTTTAGTCCTGATCATTGATTTTGGAAATTAATTGTTAATTTTTTATTAACAGACTAAGGATATTTTTGCTCAGCTCCGTATTAGCTGTAAAAATTGAACATTGAAACCATCTGCCCAACTCTATATTCTATTCAAAAAATACCTGGACAATAACTGTAACCTTGAGGAAACACAGCGTCTGATGGATTACTTTCAACTTGATGAAGATCAGGAACTATTGAAAGACATGATCATTGACGTTTTAGAAATTCAGGACGAAAGTTATGAAACTAATTCTGCCATTGCCGGAGTGCTGGCAAAAGTTGACCGCGATTTGCGCATTCAAATTCATGCAGCAGCGGAACCTGTACCTGCCAGAAACAATAAATTACTTAAACTCTGGTTACAAATCGCCGCTGTTGCAGCCACTTTGGCCATCGTATGCATGGGCGTTTATTTCTTCAATTACAAGTCAGGAAAACTTCGGGCTCCTGCCACAGTAGCAGTACACGATGCTAAACCGGGCGATTTTGGTGCTACACTTACGCTGGCAAATGGCAGGAAGATCAGTTTAGCAAATGCTTCGGAGGGAGAAATTGGAAGGGAAGCGGGAATAATCATCACTAAATCTGGTGATGGCAGGCTGGTCTATGAGATTGATGAAAAAGTTTCTGATCCGAATGCCTCCAATACCTTGTCTACCGCCCGGGGAGAAACCTACCAGGTACGTTTGCCTGATGGTTCACTCGTTTATTTAAATGCGGCTTCGAGCCTCACCTATACCGCCTCTCTGATTGAAAATGGAAAACGGGTGGTTAAGCTTGCCGGTGAGGGTTATTTTGAAGTAGCGAAGGATAAGCACCACCCATTTATTGTAAAAACAGACAAGCAGGAAGTGGAAGTATTGGGAACACACTTTAACATCAGCAGTTATGGTGATGACGAAGCAGAAAAAACCACCTTACTGGAAGGAAGTGTGAAGTTGTCGGCATCGGGGATTTCCAAAGTCCTGAAGCCAGGGCAACAGGCTGTATTGGCTGGCGGTAAATTGCAGCTCAATGAAACGGATGCAGACTTGGCTGTTGCCTGGAAAAATAATGAATTTGTAGTCGAAAGTGAGCACATTGAAACCATCATGAAAATGATCGAACGCTGGTATAATGTTGAGGTCATTTACGTTGGCGAAAAAACAAGGCAGCGGTTTAGTGGCAGTGTTTCAAGATTTGATAAAATGTCAAAAGTCCTTGAGATTGTAGAATCAACCGGAGAAGCCCATTTTAAAGTCAGGGGAAGGACCGTGTATGTGTCGAAATAAAGAGCTAAACTATTAATTAACAGAATACTAAACTTAAACCAGACCACATGAGAAGAAAATTACATTAGCCACGATATGTTCAACGAAACCAAGCCCGGACTACCCATCCGGACCTGGTCAGAGTTTGGAACATTCAATTAAAAATCAAACTTATAACCGCAGTCCTCTTCACGGTTCAAGGCAGAAGAGGCTGCTCAACCAAACCGACAACTAATGTATCAAAATTTAAAGAAATTTGGTGCGGCTAAACGGCTGTATCTAAAATTATTGCTGACTATGCGCTTAACCATCGTAATAATAATAGCATGCTTTATGCAGGTAAGTGCGTCGAGTCTTGCCCAAAAAATAACCCTAACTAAAGCTAATACTTCGCTTAAATCTATCTTTAAGGAGTTGAACCAACAAACTGGTTACAATTTTTTTTATACAGATAATTTGTTGGAAAATTCGTCACCAGTGACCATTGACGTTAAAAACTCTGAGTTGCCAGCTGTGCTTCACGAAATCCTAACCGGACAAAACCTGGATTTTATTATACGCAATAAAACTGTGGTCATCAAAGCAAGCACCGTGATCAATCAGGAAATCATTTCTGGTTTTGTAGGAGATGCTAAAGACCGCGCGCCTATTCCAGGGGTTACAGTTTTCATTAAGGGAACAAAGTCTGCCGTTGAGACGGATAAAAACGGAAAATTTACTTTGAGCATCCCCAGTGGATCTAAGTCCTTGGAATTCAGGTTTGTCGGGTATAAGACCGTCGAAGTGCCTATTTCCCCGAACTCTAATTACAACATTTATATGGTTGAGAATATGCTCGGACTGAATGAGACGGTAATTACGGGAATTGTTGACAGGAAGGTCAGTACTTATACCGGGGCTGCAAAAGCCATGACTGGTGCAGAGCTTAAGGCGGTGAGTCCGGTCAACCTGTTTACTGCCGTTGCTGCCCTGGATCCGTCTTTCAGGATGATTCCGAACAATGTTACAGGCGGCAACATTAATACGCTTCCGCAGGTGACTATGCGTGGCCAGACTTCTTATCCTACCCTTGGGGCAGAGCTTGTGGGAAATCCCAATACGCCATTATTTATTCTGGATGGTTTTCAAGTTTCGCTACAGGCTATTGTAGACTTGGACATGAACCAAATTGCCTCCGTAACTTTATTAAAGGATGCTTCAGCTACTGCAATGTACGGTTCCCGTGGAGGTAACGGTGTCATGGTTGTCACAACTATCCTCCCTCCAAGAGGAAAGGTAGAAGTTTCTATCAACAACAATTTTACGTTATCATCTCCGGATCTTTCTGTTTATCACATGCTGAATTCGGCAGAGAAACTTGATTTTGAAAAGCGGGTTGGACTCACCGACAGTTATAGAGGCCAGTATATCAATGCGGAAAGATACAAAGCAGTGGTAAGCGGTGTGAACACCGACTGGAAATCTATTCCTGTCCGAACTGGTTACAATAACAGGACCAATCTGTCTTTACGTGGCGGCGACCAGTCGCTGACCTTTAACCTGACTTTCAGCAGCAATTTTTTACAGGGTGTAATGAAGGGGCAGGACAGGAAAAATTATGCAGGAAGTTTTACGCTGAGCTATAAAACGAATAAACTGACATTTCAGAATAATACCATCGGAACCCAGGTGATCTCCAATGCTTCTCCATATGGAGCATTCAGTCAGTATCTGGATTTGAACCCCTACTGGAAGCCTTATGATGCAAATGGCAACGTAAACCAATACCTGGAAAACATTAACATGGGCTTCGGTAACGCAGGCTCTGTTGTGGCAAATCCACTGATGGACGTCACACACAACACCATTAATGACAGAAACAAGAATTTTAATTTACGAAACAACACCACAGTTCGTTACGATGTAAATAAATCATTATGGTTTAATGGCGCCCTGGGAATTACCAAAGTAAATGGAACGATAGACAATTTCTATTCGGCTCTGGACAGCCGGTTTAATGATATAGCCGATCCAAGTCAACGTGGTACTTATTCCATCAACAACACCGCCTCTTTTATGATGGACGGCACGGGATCAGTAAACTACAATAAGAATTTTGGAAAAAATGGTATTACTGTATACGCGGGTTTCAGAGTTGCCAGCGCGCATGTTGATTCCTATACTGTATCTACGCAGGGTTTCCCTTTTGATCGTTTAGATAATATCCTGTTTGCTGCTCAATATTTAGACAGCAGGCCTACGGGAAGCGAAAGCACCATAAACAACCTTTCCTTTTCCGGAAGTGCCAATTACTCTTATGATAACCGGTATTTTACCGATTTCACCTATACCAGGGATGGCTCTTCGGCTTACGGTGTAAATAATAAATTTGGTGATTTCTGGTCGGCAGGCTTAGGCTGGAACATCAGCAACGAAGAATATTTTAAAGACAGTGATGTGATTAACTTGTTGAGGATTCGTGGTAGCTATGGCTCTACCGGTACCTCTGTACAGGATCCTTATGCAGCGCAATTCAGGTACAACCTGGGCACATCGTCCGGTTATTTTGGTGAAGTAGGTGCTGTTCCCGGCGGACTTGGTAACCCGAATCTGAGCTGGCAGCAAGTACTCAAGTCGAACATAGGTATTGCTTCAGCATTTCTGGACAACCGTTTGACTTTCAATGCAGAGTTTTACAATGAGGTAACCCAAAATGCGCTGACTACAGTTTCACTGGCGCCGAGTACCGGCTTTCCTTCCTACACCGAAAATTTAGGTAAAATCCAGAACAGAGGATTGCAGCTTGAACTGGGGTATACGATATTATCCCGGCCTCGTAATGGCCTAAAATGGAATGTTTCTGTGAATGCGGCTACAAACAAATCAGTGCTAAAAGAAGTTTCTGATAAACTCAAAGCCTTTAATGCTGCACTAAATACCAATAATACCAATCAGACTGTTGAAAATGCCCAGTTTATTGAAGGCAGGTCAACAACGGCTATTTATGCAGTGAAATCATTGGGTATTGATCCCGTTACCGGGCAGGAAGTATATCTGAAATCGGACGGCACCCCAACTTTTGTCTGGGATGTCAATGATAAGACCTACGCTGGCGATACACGCCCTAAATGGACCGGTGCAATAAATTCAAATTTCATGTATTCAGGCTTTGCCTTAAACTTCAGCATAAATTACAATTATGGTGCTCAACTGTATAACAGTACTTTGTTAAATCGTGTGGAAGCTGTCGATGCGCGTAATAATGTGGACCGGAGAGCTTATGATCTGGGTTGGACCGGCCCTGGTAGTATAAGTCCGTACCGCAGGATTACTTCTTCGCCAACACAAACGAAACTAACCTCACGTTTTGTTCAAAACGACAATAACATCCAGCTCAGCTCAGTTAATTTAAGCTATCAGTTTAAAACGCCATTTGTTAGAAAATTAGGCTTGCAGAATATTACGGTTAGCGCAACAACAAATAACCTGGCCACTTTCAGTACAATTGATATTGAGCGCGGCACAGATAATCCGTTTGCAAGAGAATACACATTCGGTCTGAGTGCAAGATTTTAAATTCAAAAAAATTCATATCCCAATGAAAAGAACAACATTAATAATAGGAATTGTGGCCATATGTACAACATCTTTCAGTTGTAAAAAATTTTTGGATGTAACGCCAAAAACAAGTTTGTCAGAAGAGCAATTGTTTACTTCGGAAACCGGTTTTCAGCAAGCTTTATCAGGCATCTATGGCCAGCTTGCCAGTAACAACCTCTATGGAAATAACCTTTCTATGGGCTTCGTTTCCGCGCTGGCTCAAAATTATGCAACAATTGCTACTGAATCGCCAGTTCTGCTACAACAGACACAACTCCTGAACTATACTTCAACAGAAGTTACCGGTTATACCAATAATATCTGGTCTTCCAGTTACAGTGCAATCGCCGCAGCTAATAAAATAATTAGCCACACAGAAACTGACCGCGCTATGCTATCGAATAATTCATATGGACTTCTGCGTGGTGAAGCTTTGGCTTTAAGGGCATTTATACATTTTGATTTATTACGGATGTTCGGGCCTGAATATACTGCGGGTACCAATTTAAAAGCCATCCCTTATAAAAAGGACGTTAATGAAAATGCAATTAAGCCGGCAACAACCGCAGATGTGGTGAAATTTGCCCTGGCTGACCTGAAAGAAGCGGAGAGCTTGCTACTACCGGTTGATCCAATTGTGACCAGCGGTTTACGAACCAGGCGGAATAAGCTTAATTACTATGGTGTAAAAGCACTGGAAGCAAGAATCAGGTTATTTAGTGGCGATAACATCGGGGCTGCTGCCGCTGCAACCGTGGTGGTCAACTCGGCGAAATACAATTTTATAACCCAGGCAGAAGCTAGTAATGTTGGCTCCGGAATAGTTGCGCGTGACCGCTTGTATTTTAATGAACAGGTGTTTATGATCAGGGTGAGGGATATACTAACCAATGTGCAGAGTTATTTTAGATTCAGAGGGACTGCAGACCAGACTCTTACCCGTTCTGAAAGTGACTTTTCTACCCTTTACGAAACCAAATCAGGAGGCGTTTCAGACATCAGATGGGCATACCGCATTGAGCGCGATGCAGGAGTCTTGTTCCCTTCTAAATTCTGGCAGACTTCCAACTCTACAACTACAATCACCGACAATTTACTCGATCAGTATGTACCAGGCATACGTCTTTCTGAGATGTACTATATACTGGCTGAAACTGCGTCAACGCCTGCAACCGGCGTAGACTATTTAAATACGGTACGCCTGAACAGGGGAATTTCAATTTTGCCAAATACGATTACGGCCGATGCGCTTAAAGCAGAGATCACCAAGGAGTATCAGAAGGAATTTTATGCGGAAGGGCAATTGTTCTTTTACTATAAGCGCATCAAAGCCTTAAGAATGCAATTCCGCAGGATAAATATGGCACCAGAGCAGTATGTACTTCCTATACCAGATTCTGAACTTCAATTTAATCCGAATTATGCTAACTAATCAAACTTGTATCATGAAATACTTATTATATGTGACGGCGGTCATCTGCCTTTTTTCCTGCAAGAAAGAAGCGTTAGAAACCTATCAGGGAAAGGATGGTGTTAGTTTCTTTGCCTATACCTACCAACAACTAAATACCACAGCAGTGAGAAGCTACTCTTTTGCTTTACAAAGCACTGAAAAAACAAGGGACACGATGTATATACCCTTAAGGATTACCGGAAAGTTGTCTGATGGCCCGCGTACAGTGCTGCTGAAAACAGCTGAAGGAACAACGGCAACCTCAGGCGTGGATTTTGAATTGAAAGAAGCTATCATTCCACCTGGAGTTTACCTGTTTAATTATCCTCTTGTGCTGATCAACTCTGCCGGAATGGCAAGTAATGTTTATAGAATTGTGCTGGAGCCAGCAGAAACCAAGGACTTTACTTTAGGGACTTTTGGTCAGACTCCTGGCAATGACGAGATTACTGAAGAGAACTTCAGATATTTGAAGGTTGATGTGACCAGCCAGTATATTGAACCTGCTTATTGGGGTAATCTCCTTACGGATTTTGGAGAATTTAGCGCTGTGAAATACAAGTTCATGGTGAAGGTCCTGGGAATAACAGATTTTTCTCTCGAGAAGATAGGTTCTGATGGTTTGCTGAACTACCCGGTTACCTTAAGAAATGCGCTGGCCGCTTATGAAGCTGCAAATGGTCCATTGTTAGATGAGAAAGGTCAACAGATTTCTTTCCCTTAATTTAAATATTATGCATTTAAAATACTTTTTAAAGCTTAGCCTGGCTGTGCTGATCATGCTAACATTTGCCTGCCGTAAGGACAATCAATCGTTTAAATATGAGCAAATCAACGACATTAAGATTACGGATACAAAAACCAGCTTTACGTTACCTCAACTGGATTCGCTGATCATCACACCAACATTAGCAGAAACATTGCCTGCAGGTGATTCATTTACCTACAGTTGGAAGATTGATTCAAATGTGATTGCTGAATCTAAAAATTTGCGTATCAAAGTAACCTTAAGTCCAGGTACCTATCAGATGATTTATAAGGTAACGAGTAATAGAAATGGTATTTTTACGCTACAGCGTTATACTATTATCGTGACCGGAGCCTATCCGGATGGTTGGTATATCGTCAATAACAAGAATGGAAAAGGTAAGGTTTCTTTGATCCGGACGGATGATGTGATTTTTGACAATCCTATGGAAGTGGCCAACAATAAAAGCTATCCGGGTAAGGCATTAGCCTTATATAATTTTGGGAAGGGTGGTTTCTTCTACTACTTCACAGATCAGAATGTGTATCGGTTTAATATGAACGATTGGCTGGAGCTTGGTGATAAAAGTTCGGTACTTCCAGGTTTAGCTACACCACTTCCGTTCAAAACGGCACCAGTATTTATGATGAACACTTCAAAATTTGAACAGTTTATTGTTGCGGACGGTGGTTTGTACGTTGGCGTTTCCGGTACAAACTCTGATAATGTTAAGCCGCTCACCCAACGCATTCCTGGCAGTTATGATTTGTTCCCTGGTGTTTTTCCCAGCACTTTTAACCTGACCTATTTCTATGATAACACCACAATGAGCTTCATGCAGATGGAGATTTTGTCAAGATTTCTGAAATATGCACCTGCAACCACCACACCATCCGACTCTTTTGACATGGCAAATGTGGGTAAAAAAATGATTGCTTATGACCGCGGCGTAACTACGTTAGGCGATGAAGGAATTGAATGGTATTACATTATGGAAGATAATGCCGGTCGCTACTTAATGTCCATCACAAGTGACTCTAACAACAGCGCCACCGGGGTTAATCAAAAAATGGAGAATAGTCCGGAAATTGGTAGCGCAACTAACTTTGCAACATCATCCATCTTAAAACAACTCTATTATACTGTTGACAATAAGGTGTATTTATACGATATGCTTGCGCAATCAGCACGCCTGATTTATACATTCCCCGGAAGCTATGTAATTAAAGATATTGAAATGCTACGTAGCACCAGTAAACAACTGGTGATCGGTGTGAATAATGGTACAGCAGGTGAGGTTTATTATTTCGACATCAATGGACAGGGACAATTCAGCAATAATACTTACACCAAAAAATTTACCGGCTTTGGCGAAATTGTACAAGTTGCCGCTGCCCGTCAAAATCTATAGACTATACACTCAATTTAAAGAAGGTCACTTAATTTTTAATCGAAATGAAAAAACTATCTATACTTATTGCTATCCTGTTTATAGGATGCGCAGCATACAGTCAGCAGGCAGAACCACCTTATAAAGCAAGTCTTGATTCTTTGAAGATGTTAATTGATCTTTCAAAAAAAGAAGCTATTCTTACGCGCCTGATCAAAGCCCATCCGGCTGATAATTTTGACCAGTACAGAGCCACGCTCGTAGATAATTTCGTTATGGCGAAAAACTCAGCGAAAGCTTTATACTATTTTAATCAGATTACAGAAACTGCACGTATCATGTATGTTGGATCAGTTGCAGAGGAACTCATGACCTATGATTTGAAGGCTGCAGAAATATTAATTCAGCAAGAATTAGCGAATAAAACTAATATTAAGGATGACCGGCTGTTCTTGTTAAATGTATATAGCGAGGTGATGGATAGGCTGGGGGACCATAACAAAGCCTTTGCAGCTATTAAGGAGTGCTATGAGCAGATGGCAGGAAAAAGTGCCGGGATGACTGCAAAATACTATTATTTGATGAGTAAAACGGGGCGGTACCAGGAAGCACTTCCAGAGATGGAAAAAACAGTGATAGCAGGTTTAGCTGATGATAATTTTAAGGACGAACTGAAAAATGCCTATTTAAAACTGAACCCTGGGAAAGATGCAAACGCTTACCTCACCGGGTTAACCAGTCAGTTTGAAGAAAAGTTTAAGGGTAAATTAATAGCTAAAATGATAGCCGAACAGGCACCTGATTTTAAACTTAAAGACGTAAATGACAAAGAAGTGTCACTGTCAGATTTTAAGGGGAAAATTATTGTTCTTGACTTTTGGGCTACCTGGTGCGGGCCATGCAAAAGATCTCTTCCGGCAATGCAGCTGTTGGTCAACAAATACAAGGATGATCCGAATGTGAAGTTTCTGTTCATTCACACCTGGGAGCATGTTGCTGATCCTAAATCGGACGCTGTGAACTACTTGTTGACCCATAACCTGGATCTGCCCTTGTATATGGATGTTAAAAATCCGGAGACGAAAAAGAACCCTGTGGTATCTGCATTTGGTGTAGAAGGAATCCCTACAAAGTTTGTAATTGACGGTAATGGTAAAATACGCTTTAAAACAAGTGGATTTGTGTCGCCAAATGAAGCTGCGGTTAAGGAACTTTCTGCCATGATAGAATTGTCCCGCTAATCAAGTCAATATCTGGTTGACTAAATTTACTTTTAAAATTGGAGGCTGGTTTTGTTTTTATAATTAAAACTCACCATTTTTTGGTAATCAGCCTCCTTTTTTATATGCTTTGCGCTCCCTGTTTTCTAATTTTTGTTCCACGGAATTGATTTAGGTCTGTAGCAGTTTTTTAGGGGCGCACATTATTGTGAAGTATTCCCTATTTATTGTTCTGATAAAAACACTGGATCTGAAGTACGATTACGATCAAATTGCTCAAAATATGTTTATTCTGCTTGTTTCTCAGTTATTATACTATATTTGAAATAGGCACATGGTGGTAGATAGCGCACGGAAAAGGAGTATTTGAATACCTTAAGACATAAAAAAAAACCTAGAGTGTTTCATCTAAAAGTTTGATTATCAAGTAGCCGTCACTGGACAGATTTCGAATTTTTTCTTGTCTGATTTGCAGGAATTGGCGAAAGTCGCGAATCATTTTCAAATCTAGAGGTGGGTCGCTGGTCAATTGTCGAACTAGTTTATCTCTCTCAAGAGAGGATATATATGGTGTGATCTTTCAGTTATAAATTTACTCATTTTGAATTAGATATAATTCTTGGTTTATTGGCGGTAAGTAATCGGTGTTTGATTAGGTAACTACCATAAATTGTAAATAGATCAAAAATTGGTAAGTATACCACTTTTCTGATAGACAATTTTTCAAATTTATTTATTGTACTTCACATATGTATCTACTTTAGTGTAAATCATCGTTTTTTGAGACACTTTTCTTGCTCTATTTGGTGTATGGAAATTTACAACTAAATAAAGGCTTGAAGCTAATTTTTCGGGCACACATAACGAAAATAATATTAACCGTTCTTTCTTAATCAGGGTATTATACAAACTAATAATCCAATTTTATTATCAGGACATCACAATCTTTCATATTTTTTTATACTATATAAAAGCGTGTTTTTGAACACAAGAAAACTGGATATGAACACTTGCCATGTAATAAATTGACTGAAATTTACATCATAATTAAATGGTGGAATATTGATATTCCACCAAGGAAATTACTTAGCTCATTGGGTGTCTTCAGCTTTAAGTCAAGGAAAATTAAATTAGCAAAATGTCTTTCGTTTAATATTCTTCAGGTAGCTACTTCTGACTTTACAAATTTCTAAGCAATGAGGGATTTCAGGAATTGGAGAATAGCAGGTTTTAAAATAAAATGCCCAGTCTTAAGCATTCTATTGAAATGTTAGCTCGAAATCTCTCCAATAATTATAATATTTAGGCCGCAGATGGCTGAAGATTTCTAACCAACAAACCGTT is a window encoding:
- a CDS encoding RNA polymerase sigma factor, encoding MSCDFSAGLAEIRLSASSRNYYYLVSFSKCILAGRMVNINQTDEKSLLLQLKNGDELAFEILYNNYKFRIAGNLFKLLKSDDLVKEILQELFFKIWEVRRNIDPEKSFKSYLFLIAENLVHDYFRKVAKDRRLLAKMVASSSELYLHIEEDILSKEKARKLQQVVNLMPPQRKMVFTLCKLEGKSYKEVEEIMGINGKTISSHMLQANRFLRAYFKNSSTLTIPLVLSVLFKGF
- a CDS encoding FecR family protein, with protein sequence MKPSAQLYILFKKYLDNNCNLEETQRLMDYFQLDEDQELLKDMIIDVLEIQDESYETNSAIAGVLAKVDRDLRIQIHAAAEPVPARNNKLLKLWLQIAAVAATLAIVCMGVYFFNYKSGKLRAPATVAVHDAKPGDFGATLTLANGRKISLANASEGEIGREAGIIITKSGDGRLVYEIDEKVSDPNASNTLSTARGETYQVRLPDGSLVYLNAASSLTYTASLIENGKRVVKLAGEGYFEVAKDKHHPFIVKTDKQEVEVLGTHFNISSYGDDEAEKTTLLEGSVKLSASGISKVLKPGQQAVLAGGKLQLNETDADLAVAWKNNEFVVESEHIETIMKMIERWYNVEVIYVGEKTRQRFSGSVSRFDKMSKVLEIVESTGEAHFKVRGRTVYVSK
- a CDS encoding SusC/RagA family TonB-linked outer membrane protein yields the protein MYQNLKKFGAAKRLYLKLLLTMRLTIVIIIACFMQVSASSLAQKITLTKANTSLKSIFKELNQQTGYNFFYTDNLLENSSPVTIDVKNSELPAVLHEILTGQNLDFIIRNKTVVIKASTVINQEIISGFVGDAKDRAPIPGVTVFIKGTKSAVETDKNGKFTLSIPSGSKSLEFRFVGYKTVEVPISPNSNYNIYMVENMLGLNETVITGIVDRKVSTYTGAAKAMTGAELKAVSPVNLFTAVAALDPSFRMIPNNVTGGNINTLPQVTMRGQTSYPTLGAELVGNPNTPLFILDGFQVSLQAIVDLDMNQIASVTLLKDASATAMYGSRGGNGVMVVTTILPPRGKVEVSINNNFTLSSPDLSVYHMLNSAEKLDFEKRVGLTDSYRGQYINAERYKAVVSGVNTDWKSIPVRTGYNNRTNLSLRGGDQSLTFNLTFSSNFLQGVMKGQDRKNYAGSFTLSYKTNKLTFQNNTIGTQVISNASPYGAFSQYLDLNPYWKPYDANGNVNQYLENINMGFGNAGSVVANPLMDVTHNTINDRNKNFNLRNNTTVRYDVNKSLWFNGALGITKVNGTIDNFYSALDSRFNDIADPSQRGTYSINNTASFMMDGTGSVNYNKNFGKNGITVYAGFRVASAHVDSYTVSTQGFPFDRLDNILFAAQYLDSRPTGSESTINNLSFSGSANYSYDNRYFTDFTYTRDGSSAYGVNNKFGDFWSAGLGWNISNEEYFKDSDVINLLRIRGSYGSTGTSVQDPYAAQFRYNLGTSSGYFGEVGAVPGGLGNPNLSWQQVLKSNIGIASAFLDNRLTFNAEFYNEVTQNALTTVSLAPSTGFPSYTENLGKIQNRGLQLELGYTILSRPRNGLKWNVSVNAATNKSVLKEVSDKLKAFNAALNTNNTNQTVENAQFIEGRSTTAIYAVKSLGIDPVTGQEVYLKSDGTPTFVWDVNDKTYAGDTRPKWTGAINSNFMYSGFALNFSINYNYGAQLYNSTLLNRVEAVDARNNVDRRAYDLGWTGPGSISPYRRITSSPTQTKLTSRFVQNDNNIQLSSVNLSYQFKTPFVRKLGLQNITVSATTNNLATFSTIDIERGTDNPFAREYTFGLSARF
- a CDS encoding RagB/SusD family nutrient uptake outer membrane protein, yielding MKRTTLIIGIVAICTTSFSCKKFLDVTPKTSLSEEQLFTSETGFQQALSGIYGQLASNNLYGNNLSMGFVSALAQNYATIATESPVLLQQTQLLNYTSTEVTGYTNNIWSSSYSAIAAANKIISHTETDRAMLSNNSYGLLRGEALALRAFIHFDLLRMFGPEYTAGTNLKAIPYKKDVNENAIKPATTADVVKFALADLKEAESLLLPVDPIVTSGLRTRRNKLNYYGVKALEARIRLFSGDNIGAAAAATVVVNSAKYNFITQAEASNVGSGIVARDRLYFNEQVFMIRVRDILTNVQSYFRFRGTADQTLTRSESDFSTLYETKSGGVSDIRWAYRIERDAGVLFPSKFWQTSNSTTTITDNLLDQYVPGIRLSEMYYILAETASTPATGVDYLNTVRLNRGISILPNTITADALKAEITKEYQKEFYAEGQLFFYYKRIKALRMQFRRINMAPEQYVLPIPDSELQFNPNYAN
- a CDS encoding DUF4843 domain-containing protein, encoding MKYLLYVTAVICLFSCKKEALETYQGKDGVSFFAYTYQQLNTTAVRSYSFALQSTEKTRDTMYIPLRITGKLSDGPRTVLLKTAEGTTATSGVDFELKEAIIPPGVYLFNYPLVLINSAGMASNVYRIVLEPAETKDFTLGTFGQTPGNDEITEENFRYLKVDVTSQYIEPAYWGNLLTDFGEFSAVKYKFMVKVLGITDFSLEKIGSDGLLNYPVTLRNALAAYEAANGPLLDEKGQQISFP